In Erigeron canadensis isolate Cc75 chromosome 1, C_canadensis_v1, whole genome shotgun sequence, a single window of DNA contains:
- the LOC122594675 gene encoding uncharacterized protein LOC122594675, with protein sequence MSSDHHHHHHPTLHRRPTSNRNNHSPSSPPPPPPPPPSSKPNVTTTLYHTHIGIFALTWSKTLFGRSLHLHLLPSAAADDDDDSLSTTSSTTTTVPSFHLQIKPLIFWNKQGSKKIQISNNNKKDLIQIHYDLSRAKFGSGPEPISGFYIAATMSTQMILLIGDSMKQAYSKTKLSPNINSQITILRREHVTGISNKKYSTKATFRGKTREITIDCTRVSGDDSRLYFTVDGKKILVVKHLQWKFRGNERVETDGVNIQISWDVHNWLSNEDSDDGYALFMFRFEKSGFDYHEDDKYLARLNASGSGLGSGFGFGFEMKKMKKGMLKRAKSSSTSSSLSSASSGCGSVMEWESVEENELKGPNGFSLLVYAWKS encoded by the coding sequence ATGTCATcggaccaccaccaccaccaccacccaacCCTTCACCGGCGACCCACTTCCAACCGGAACAACCACtcaccatcatcaccaccacctccaccaccaccgccaccatcatcCAAACCCAATGTCACCACCACCCTTTACCACACCCATATCGGAATATTCGCCTTAACATGGTCTAAAACTTTATTCGGCCGATCTCTTCACCTCCATCTCCTTCCATCCGCCGCCGCAGACGACGACGACGATTCCCTTTCCACCACCtcttccaccaccaccaccgtcccTTCTTTCCATCTCCAAATAAAACCCTTGATTTTTTGGAACAAACAAGGATCCAAAAAAATACAAATCtcaaacaataacaaaaaagaCTTAATACAAATACACTACGATCTGTCTCGGGCCAAATTTGGATCCGGCCCAGAACCCATATCCGGGTTTTACATAGCTGCAACTATGTCAACCCAAATGATACTCCTTATTGGTGACTCAATGAAACAAGCTTATTCAAAAACCAAGTTATCTCCAAACATTAATTCCCAAATTACTATTTTAAGAAGAGAACATGTTACAGgaatatccaacaaaaaataCTCAACTAAAGCAACTTTCCGAGGTAAAACTCGAGAAATTACTATAGATTGTACACGTGTTTCAGGGGATGATTCCAGATTATATTTTACAGTAGATGGTAAAAAAATATTGGTTGTAAAACATTTACAATGGAAATTCAGAGGCAATGAGAGGGTGGAAACAGATGGTGTGAATATTCAGATATCATGGGACGTACATAATTGGCTGTCTAATGAAGATTCAGATGACGGGTATGCATTGTTTATGTTTCGGTTTGAGAAGTCCGGGTTTGATTATCATGAAGATGATAAGTATCTGGCGAGGTTGAATGCTTCCGGGTCTGGACTCGGGTCGGGTTTTGGGTTCGGGTTtgagatgaagaaaatgaagaaaggCATGTTGAAACGGGCTAAAAGCTCGTCCACGTCTTCCTCGTTGTCTTCGGCGTCGTCGGGTTGTGGATCGGTTATGGAATGGGAAAGTGTTGAGGAGAATGAGCTTAAAGGTCCTAATGGTTTTTCATTACTTGTTTATGCTTGGAAGAGttga